The [Pseudomonas] carboxydohydrogena genome includes a window with the following:
- a CDS encoding lipid-A-disaccharide synthase N-terminal domain-containing protein, with translation MLIQFGQAFHDYIYDVFVAKFDFWLAFGLVAQLLFTARFLVQWISSERAGQSVVPMAFWFFSMGGGVMTLIYGIAKREPIIILGQSLATVIYLRNIMLIIKNRTRGSKTLEN, from the coding sequence ATGCTGATCCAGTTCGGTCAGGCGTTTCATGACTACATTTACGATGTGTTCGTCGCCAAGTTCGACTTCTGGCTGGCGTTCGGTCTTGTCGCGCAATTGCTGTTCACCGCGCGGTTTCTGGTGCAGTGGATTTCCAGCGAGCGCGCCGGGCAGAGCGTGGTGCCGATGGCGTTCTGGTTCTTCTCGATGGGCGGCGGCGTGATGACGCTGATTTACGGCATCGCCAAGCGCGAGCCGATCATCATCCTCGGCCAGTCGCTTGCGACGGTGATTTACCTTCGCAACATCATGCTGATCATCAAGAACCGCACGCGCGGATCGAAGACGCTTGAAAACTAA
- a CDS encoding cysteine synthase A: MQIRQDVIEAIGNTPLIKLKHASEETGCNILGKAEFMNPGQSVKDRAALFIIRDAIARGTLKPGGVIVEGTAGNTGIGIALVANALGFRTIIVIPETQSQEKKDMLRLCGAQLVEVPAAPYSNPNNYVRLSGRLAEQVAKSEPNGAVWANQFDNVANRQAHIDTTAPEIWEQTGGKVDGFVCSVGSGGTLAGVGIGLKAKNSKIQIGIADPMGASLYSYYTTGVLKAEGSSITEGIGQSRITANLEGAPVDRAYQIPDEEAVPVVFDLLEHEGLCLGGSSGINVAGAIRMAKEMGPGHTIVTVLCDYGTRYQSKLFNPDFMRAKHLPVPEWLERKTSISVPYEKV, translated from the coding sequence ATGCAAATTCGTCAAGACGTTATCGAGGCCATCGGCAACACGCCGCTCATCAAGCTCAAGCACGCCTCGGAAGAGACCGGGTGCAACATTCTCGGCAAGGCCGAATTCATGAATCCCGGCCAGTCGGTCAAGGATCGCGCGGCGCTTTTCATTATCCGGGACGCCATCGCGCGCGGCACGCTGAAGCCCGGCGGCGTGATCGTCGAAGGCACCGCGGGCAACACCGGCATCGGAATAGCACTCGTCGCCAACGCGCTCGGCTTTCGCACCATCATCGTGATCCCCGAGACGCAGAGTCAGGAAAAGAAGGACATGCTGCGGCTGTGCGGCGCACAGCTCGTCGAGGTGCCGGCCGCGCCCTATTCCAATCCGAACAATTACGTCCGCCTGTCCGGCCGCCTTGCCGAGCAGGTCGCGAAGTCCGAGCCGAACGGCGCTGTGTGGGCCAACCAGTTCGACAATGTCGCCAACCGGCAGGCGCACATCGACACCACCGCTCCGGAAATCTGGGAACAGACGGGCGGCAAGGTCGATGGCTTCGTCTGCTCTGTCGGCAGCGGCGGCACGCTCGCGGGCGTTGGCATCGGGCTGAAGGCGAAGAATTCAAAGATACAGATCGGTATCGCCGATCCGATGGGCGCGTCGCTCTACAGCTATTACACCACGGGCGTGCTCAAGGCCGAAGGCTCCTCGATCACCGAGGGCATCGGACAAAGCCGCATCACCGCGAACCTCGAAGGTGCGCCGGTCGATCGTGCCTATCAGATCCCCGACGAGGAAGCCGTGCCGGTCGTGTTCGATCTGCTGGAGCATGAGGGTCTGTGCCTTGGCGGATCTTCAGGCATCAACGTCGCCGGCGCGATCCGCATGGCGAAGGAAATGGGGCCGGGCCACACGATCGTGACGGTGCTGTGCGACTACGGCACGCGCTATCAGTCCAAGCTGTTCAATCCGGACTTCATGCGCGCGAAGCATCTGCCGGTGCCGGAATGGCTGGAGCGCAAAACCAGCATTAGCGTCCCCTACGAGAAGGTTTAA
- a CDS encoding OmpW/AlkL family protein has protein sequence MIRVRAITVVPDASANLGIAGASVDVSKSVMPELDVTYFFTKNIALEVVAAFSPHSVTGTGTIEPLGKLMHTLLLPPVATLQYHFTDFGAFKPYIGVGVNYTWFLDQSLKQPALVTGHISNSVGVVGNVGFDYMIDRHWGLNLDLKYVDMQPNVSFNNGAITGKVKINPWIVGTGVTYKF, from the coding sequence ATGATTCGTGTGCGTGCGATTACCGTGGTGCCGGATGCTTCCGCGAACCTGGGTATCGCGGGGGCATCGGTCGACGTCAGCAAGTCGGTCATGCCCGAGCTTGACGTCACTTACTTCTTTACCAAGAACATCGCCCTTGAAGTTGTGGCGGCCTTCTCGCCCCATTCGGTGACCGGCACCGGAACCATCGAGCCTCTCGGCAAGCTGATGCACACGCTTCTGCTGCCGCCAGTCGCGACGTTGCAATATCACTTCACCGATTTCGGCGCGTTCAAGCCGTATATCGGCGTCGGCGTGAACTATACCTGGTTCCTCGATCAAAGCCTGAAGCAACCGGCACTCGTGACCGGCCACATCAGCAATTCAGTCGGCGTGGTCGGCAATGTCGGCTTCGACTACATGATCGACCGCCACTGGGGTCTCAATCTCGATCTCAAATACGTCGATATGCAGCCGAACGTGAGCTTCAACAATGGCGCCATCACCGGAAAGGTGAAGATCAATCCGTGGATCGTCGGCACGGGCGTGACTTACAAGTTCTGA
- a CDS encoding amino acid ABC transporter ATP-binding protein: protein MVADPIIRIEGLNKWFGDFHVLRDIDLAVARKERIVICGPSGSGKSTLIRCINALEEFQEGRIIVDGIELGPNLKRVDDVRREIGMVFQSFNLFPHLTVLENCTLAPIWVRSMPKKDAEAAAMKYLERVRIPEQANKYPGQISGGQQQRVAIARALTMNPKVMLFDEPTSALDPEMVKEVLDTIMDLANDGMTMIVVTHEMGFAREVANRVAFMDAGQVIEVNTPDEFFGHPKHERTRLFLSQILR from the coding sequence ATGGTTGCCGATCCCATCATCCGCATCGAGGGTCTGAACAAGTGGTTCGGCGATTTTCACGTGCTGCGCGACATCGACCTTGCCGTGGCGCGCAAGGAGCGGATCGTAATCTGCGGTCCATCCGGCTCCGGCAAATCGACGCTGATCCGCTGCATCAATGCGCTGGAGGAGTTTCAGGAAGGCAGGATCATCGTTGATGGCATCGAACTCGGCCCCAATCTCAAGCGTGTCGATGACGTGCGCCGCGAGATCGGCATGGTGTTCCAGAGCTTCAACCTGTTTCCGCATCTGACGGTTCTTGAGAACTGCACGCTGGCGCCGATCTGGGTGCGCAGCATGCCGAAGAAGGACGCCGAAGCAGCGGCGATGAAATATCTCGAACGTGTGCGGATACCCGAGCAGGCCAATAAATATCCCGGCCAGATTTCAGGCGGCCAGCAGCAGCGCGTCGCGATCGCGCGCGCGCTGACCATGAACCCGAAGGTGATGCTGTTCGACGAGCCGACATCGGCGCTCGATCCCGAGATGGTCAAGGAGGTGCTCGACACCATCATGGATCTCGCCAATGACGGCATGACCATGATCGTGGTGACGCACGAAATGGGTTTCGCGCGCGAGGTCGCCAACCGCGTGGCGTTCATGGATGCGGGGCAGGTGATCGAGGTCAACACGCCTGACGAATTCTTCGGCCACCCGAAGCACGAGCGAACCCGGCTGTTTCTCAGCCAGATACTGCGCTGA
- a CDS encoding amino acid ABC transporter substrate-binding protein, translated as MKYGWLGIVMTSVFLGSLAPANAQATLKAVQERGVLSCGVSQGLPGFSAPDDTGKWSGLDVDFCRALAAVTLNDPLKVKFVPLSAKDRFTALQSSEIDVLSRNTTWSLSRDTSLGLNFTAVMYYDGQGFLVRKALKVNSALELNGASVCVQTGTTNEQNLADYFRANNMKYEVVAFATADETIKAYESGRCDVFTSDVSQLYAERLKLTVPDDHVVLPEIISKEPLGPVVRHGDDQWFDIVKWTLFAMINAEELNVTQKNVGEMLKSNKPEIARLLGTDGNLGEQLGLTKDWVVRIVKAVGNYGESFDRNVGAGSKLRISRGLNKLWNQGGIQYAPPIR; from the coding sequence ATGAAATACGGATGGCTCGGTATCGTGATGACCTCGGTGTTCCTCGGAAGCCTTGCGCCGGCGAACGCGCAGGCGACGCTCAAGGCCGTTCAGGAACGAGGGGTCCTGAGCTGTGGCGTAAGCCAGGGGTTGCCCGGATTTTCCGCGCCGGACGACACCGGCAAATGGAGCGGCCTCGATGTCGATTTCTGCCGCGCGCTGGCCGCCGTCACATTGAACGATCCGCTCAAGGTGAAGTTCGTGCCGCTCTCCGCGAAGGACCGCTTCACCGCGCTGCAATCCAGCGAGATCGACGTGCTGTCGCGCAACACCACATGGAGCCTGTCGCGCGACACCTCGCTCGGCCTGAATTTCACGGCCGTGATGTATTACGACGGGCAGGGCTTCCTCGTTCGCAAGGCGTTGAAGGTGAATTCGGCGCTGGAACTGAACGGCGCGTCCGTGTGCGTGCAGACCGGCACTACCAACGAGCAGAACCTCGCCGATTATTTCCGCGCCAACAACATGAAGTATGAGGTGGTCGCGTTTGCGACGGCGGATGAAACCATCAAGGCCTACGAATCCGGCCGCTGCGACGTGTTCACGTCAGACGTGTCGCAGCTTTATGCCGAACGCCTGAAGCTCACGGTGCCGGACGATCATGTGGTGCTGCCCGAGATCATTTCCAAGGAACCGCTCGGCCCGGTGGTTCGCCACGGCGACGACCAGTGGTTCGACATTGTGAAGTGGACACTGTTTGCGATGATCAACGCCGAGGAGCTGAACGTCACGCAGAAGAACGTCGGCGAAATGCTCAAGTCGAACAAGCCCGAGATCGCGCGTCTGCTCGGCACGGACGGCAATCTCGGCGAACAGCTTGGCCTGACCAAAGACTGGGTGGTGCGGATCGTGAAGGCGGTCGGCAATTACGGTGAATCGTTCGACCGCAATGTCGGCGCAGGCTCCAAGCTGCGTATTTCGCGCGGCCTCAACAAGCTCTGGAACCAGGGCGGCATCCAGTACGCGCCGCCGATCCGCTGA
- a CDS encoding amino acid ABC transporter permease, giving the protein MATAPRRPPFRPLTRLWRALSGGTGWKGIAGQLAFAGLLAWLAFDIVTNAQDNLRAQHIASGFGFLSGTAGFSVNQALIRYSEADTYLRVFEVGLLNTLLVSILGIVFATIIGFAVALGRLSPNWLLARLSGGYVEIIRNLPLLFQLLFWYLAVLATLPNPRQSLSVFGLAFLNNRGFVVPHVVPQQGAGVFVVAFLAAIAASLVMTAYARRRLYRYGERLRVWPFALALLAGLPLLSLILFGAPASFDLPVLRGFNFAGGTRVTPEFVALTIALSTYTAAFIAEIVRGGLLAVPKGQMEAGASLGLSRPAILRLVIIPQAMRLILPPLTNQYLNLTKNSSLAVAIGYPDLFSVFAGTTLSQTGQAVEIIAMTMAVYLAISLVTSALMNLYGWRIARGQPA; this is encoded by the coding sequence ATGGCAACCGCGCCGCGCCGGCCTCCGTTTCGCCCTCTGACGCGCCTGTGGCGCGCGTTGTCGGGCGGCACGGGCTGGAAGGGCATCGCGGGGCAACTGGCATTCGCGGGTTTGCTCGCGTGGCTTGCATTCGACATCGTCACCAACGCGCAGGACAACCTGCGGGCACAGCACATCGCATCCGGCTTCGGCTTTCTGTCGGGGACGGCGGGATTCAGCGTCAACCAGGCGCTGATCCGCTATTCGGAAGCCGACACCTATCTGCGTGTGTTTGAAGTCGGCCTTTTGAATACGCTGCTCGTGTCTATCCTCGGCATCGTGTTCGCCACGATAATCGGCTTCGCCGTGGCATTGGGGCGATTGTCGCCGAACTGGCTGCTGGCGCGGTTGTCCGGCGGTTATGTCGAGATCATCCGCAACCTGCCGCTCTTGTTCCAGTTGCTGTTCTGGTACCTCGCGGTGCTGGCGACTCTGCCGAACCCGCGCCAGAGCTTGTCGGTATTCGGCCTCGCATTCCTCAACAATCGCGGATTCGTCGTGCCGCATGTGGTGCCGCAACAGGGCGCCGGCGTATTCGTCGTCGCCTTCCTCGCGGCGATTGCGGCCTCGCTTGTGATGACAGCGTATGCGCGCCGGCGGCTTTACAGGTACGGCGAGCGGTTGCGGGTGTGGCCGTTCGCGCTGGCGCTGCTGGCTGGCCTGCCGCTCCTCAGCCTCATCCTGTTCGGCGCTCCGGCGTCGTTCGATCTGCCGGTGCTGCGCGGATTCAATTTCGCGGGCGGCACGCGGGTGACGCCCGAATTCGTCGCGCTGACGATCGCGCTCTCGACCTACACCGCGGCCTTCATCGCCGAGATCGTGCGCGGCGGATTGCTCGCCGTGCCGAAAGGGCAGATGGAGGCGGGTGCGTCGCTCGGCCTGTCGCGGCCCGCGATCCTGCGGCTCGTCATCATCCCGCAGGCGATGCGGCTGATCCTGCCGCCGCTGACAAACCAGTATCTCAACCTGACCAAGAATTCCTCGCTCGCGGTCGCGATCGGCTATCCCGACCTGTTCTCGGTGTTCGCCGGAACGACCCTGAGCCAGACCGGGCAGGCGGTCGAGATCATCGCGATGACGATGGCTGTCTATCTCGCGATCTCGCTGGTCACGAGCGCCCTCATGAATCTTTACGGCTGGCGCATCGCGAGGGGCCAACCAGCATGA
- the metC gene encoding cystathionine beta-lyase: MKAPSGPKTPSAPSSRHGIATTLVTAGRDTEAQRGFINPPVVRGSTVLYPSAGDLHAHRGEFQYGRHGTPTTKALQQALMALEGDNCAGVGLAPSGVAAITTALLAVLKSGDHVLVTDNAYRPTRGFCDGMLARYGVETTYFDPMIGGGIASLFKPNTRAVLVEAPGSQSFEMSDIPAIAAVAHDKGALVIDDNTWATPLYHRSLDQGVDISIQAATKYIGGHSDIMFGTIAANARAWPMVKEAIRLLGVCCGPDDVFLALRGLRTLKVRLAHHQASALEMAHWFQARPEVARVLYPALESDPGHAIWKRDFTGASGLFGIVLKPAPQKAVDALLDTLTLFGMGYSWGGFESLVIPFDCSDYRTATAWAPGGPTLRLHIGLESLDDLKADFENGFAAFNAAK, from the coding sequence ATGAAAGCACCATCCGGCCCCAAAACTCCATCAGCTCCGTCATCCCGTCACGGCATCGCCACCACCCTCGTCACGGCGGGGCGCGACACCGAGGCGCAGCGCGGGTTCATCAATCCGCCCGTGGTGCGAGGCTCGACGGTGCTGTATCCGAGCGCCGGGGATTTGCATGCCCATCGCGGCGAATTCCAGTACGGCCGTCACGGCACCCCGACCACCAAGGCATTGCAGCAGGCATTGATGGCGCTCGAAGGCGACAATTGCGCCGGAGTCGGCCTCGCGCCGTCCGGCGTCGCCGCGATCACCACCGCCCTGCTCGCGGTTCTCAAATCCGGCGATCACGTGCTGGTGACAGACAATGCCTACCGCCCAACGCGCGGCTTCTGCGACGGGATGCTCGCGCGTTATGGCGTCGAGACGACCTATTTCGATCCGATGATCGGCGGCGGCATCGCCAGCCTCTTTAAGCCGAACACGCGCGCCGTGCTGGTCGAGGCTCCCGGTTCGCAATCCTTCGAGATGAGCGACATTCCCGCGATCGCCGCTGTCGCCCACGACAAGGGCGCGCTGGTGATCGACGACAACACCTGGGCGACGCCGCTCTATCATCGTTCGCTCGATCAGGGCGTCGACATCAGCATTCAGGCCGCGACCAAATATATCGGCGGCCATTCCGACATCATGTTCGGCACCATCGCGGCCAATGCCAGGGCATGGCCCATGGTGAAGGAAGCGATCCGCCTGCTCGGCGTCTGCTGCGGTCCGGACGATGTGTTTCTCGCCTTGCGCGGGTTGCGCACGCTGAAGGTGCGGCTCGCGCATCATCAGGCGTCGGCACTGGAGATGGCGCATTGGTTCCAGGCACGTCCGGAAGTCGCGCGCGTGCTCTATCCGGCTCTGGAGAGCGATCCGGGCCACGCGATCTGGAAGCGGGATTTCACCGGCGCGAGCGGGCTATTCGGCATCGTGCTCAAGCCCGCGCCGCAAAAGGCGGTCGATGCGCTGCTCGACACGCTGACGCTGTTCGGCATGGGCTATTCATGGGGCGGCTTCGAGAGCCTCGTGATCCCGTTCGATTGCAGCGACTACCGCACCGCGACGGCATGGGCGCCCGGCGGCCCCACGCTGCGACTGCATATCGGATTGGAAAGTCTCGACGACCTCAAGGCGGATTTCGAAAACGGGTTCGCCGCGTTCAATGCGGCGAAGTGA
- a CDS encoding glycosyltransferase family 2 protein yields the protein MSEASSPTNNAGPAVSVVVPVRNEENNIGPLIDEIDTALGKQWSYEIIYVNDGSTDATGERLLERMKARNNLRQIRHEKSAGQSAAVRTGVRAARGNIVVTLDGDGQNNPAFLPALILAIEQGEGRVGLAAGQRVGRQDTAFKKWQSRIANAVRNAILKDGTRDTGCGLKGFRREVFLALPYFDGLHRFLPALVRREGFDIVYVDVIDRPRRSGVSNYGFFDRLWVGLMDLAGVWWLIRRKKSKPVATEVR from the coding sequence ATGAGCGAAGCATCGTCTCCCACAAATAACGCCGGACCGGCGGTCTCGGTCGTTGTTCCCGTCCGTAACGAAGAAAACAACATCGGGCCGCTGATTGACGAGATCGACACCGCGCTCGGCAAGCAGTGGTCCTACGAGATCATCTATGTCAACGACGGCTCGACGGATGCGACCGGCGAGCGGCTGCTGGAACGCATGAAGGCGCGCAACAATCTGCGCCAGATTCGCCATGAGAAATCCGCCGGTCAGTCGGCCGCCGTGCGCACCGGCGTTCGGGCCGCGCGCGGCAACATCGTGGTGACGCTGGATGGCGACGGACAGAACAACCCCGCGTTTCTCCCGGCGCTGATCCTCGCGATCGAGCAGGGTGAAGGACGCGTCGGACTCGCCGCCGGGCAAAGAGTCGGACGGCAGGATACGGCGTTCAAGAAGTGGCAATCGCGCATCGCCAATGCCGTGCGCAATGCCATCCTTAAAGATGGAACTCGCGACACCGGCTGCGGGTTGAAAGGATTCCGCCGCGAAGTGTTTCTGGCATTGCCTTACTTCGACGGGTTGCATCGCTTCCTGCCCGCGCTGGTCCGGCGCGAGGGATTCGACATCGTTTACGTGGATGTGATCGATCGTCCGCGCCGCTCCGGAGTATCGAACTATGGTTTCTTCGACCGGCTGTGGGTGGGTTTGATGGATCTCGCCGGCGTCTGGTGGTTGATCCGCCGCAAGAAGTCGAAGCCGGTCGCGACCGAGGTGCGTTGA
- a CDS encoding amino acid ABC transporter permease, with protein sequence MNGSEATFVRKTLAPARKAPVVTTGFIGLLRTRLFNSPLNIALTFASMALAWLILEPTIRFLLVDAVWTGADRTACLADKTGHPVGACWPFIQAKFTQLIYGFYPEDQRWRANLTFGLAALLLAPLLVPKIHGKILNAALFFIAFPFLAFFLLRGGGLNGFAFYWLAELFGAAWKPSLTRFWLDFSLTTTVVTAAVIALWGGWRNGRRAGLSSALTFAGIALVIETLHLDRGGLPAVDTRQWGGLLVTLVVSITGIVASMPVGIALALGRTSRIPLLRIFSVAFIEFWRGVPLITVLFFATYMLPLFLPGDFTIDALVRVLVGIALFAGAYNAEVIRGGLLAIPRGQREAANALGLSYWKTTGLIVLPQALRHVIPALVNSFIALFKDTTLVLIVALFDLLGQLRAAFADPTWATPTTLFTGFAFTGIIYWVGCFAMSRYSLFVERRLNAHRQT encoded by the coding sequence ATGAACGGGAGCGAAGCCACCTTCGTCCGCAAGACGCTGGCACCGGCACGCAAGGCGCCGGTCGTCACCACGGGATTTATCGGTCTCCTGCGCACGCGGCTGTTCAATTCGCCACTCAACATCGCGCTGACGTTTGCAAGCATGGCGCTCGCGTGGCTCATCCTTGAGCCGACGATCCGTTTCCTGCTCGTTGATGCGGTATGGACGGGAGCAGACCGTACCGCGTGTCTTGCGGACAAAACAGGTCATCCGGTCGGCGCGTGCTGGCCGTTCATCCAGGCGAAGTTCACGCAATTGATCTACGGCTTCTATCCCGAGGATCAGCGCTGGCGCGCCAATTTGACATTCGGACTCGCGGCACTTCTGCTGGCGCCGCTGCTGGTGCCGAAAATTCACGGCAAGATACTCAATGCCGCGCTGTTCTTCATCGCCTTTCCCTTCCTCGCATTCTTCCTGCTGCGCGGCGGCGGCCTCAATGGCTTCGCTTTCTACTGGCTGGCCGAACTGTTCGGCGCGGCATGGAAGCCTTCGCTGACACGGTTCTGGCTCGACTTCAGTCTGACGACGACCGTGGTGACGGCCGCCGTCATCGCATTGTGGGGCGGGTGGCGGAACGGACGCCGCGCCGGGTTGTCGAGCGCGCTGACATTCGCCGGAATCGCTCTCGTGATCGAGACGTTGCATCTCGACCGGGGCGGCTTGCCGGCTGTCGATACGCGGCAATGGGGCGGCTTGCTGGTGACGCTTGTGGTGTCGATCACCGGAATCGTCGCCTCGATGCCGGTCGGAATCGCACTCGCGCTGGGCCGCACCTCGCGCATTCCGCTGCTGCGTATTTTCTCTGTGGCATTCATCGAGTTCTGGCGCGGCGTGCCGCTGATCACGGTGCTGTTCTTCGCGACCTACATGCTGCCGCTGTTCCTGCCGGGCGACTTCACCATCGACGCACTGGTGCGCGTACTGGTCGGTATCGCGCTGTTCGCGGGCGCCTACAATGCCGAAGTGATCCGTGGCGGACTGCTCGCGATCCCGCGCGGCCAGCGCGAGGCGGCCAATGCACTCGGCCTGTCGTACTGGAAGACCACGGGCCTGATCGTGCTGCCGCAGGCGTTGCGCCATGTGATCCCGGCTCTGGTCAACAGTTTCATCGCCCTGTTCAAGGACACCACGCTGGTGCTGATCGTCGCGCTGTTCGATCTGCTCGGCCAGTTGCGCGCCGCCTTCGCAGACCCGACATGGGCGACGCCGACGACGCTGTTCACCGGATTTGCCTTCACCGGCATTATTTACTGGGTGGGCTGTTTTGCGATGTCGCGCTATTCGCTGTTTGTCGAGCGGCGTCTCAATGCGCACCGCCAGACCTGA
- a CDS encoding phosphatase PAP2 family protein, whose amino-acid sequence MSMLSQTLMLAGRGVARLFEPPAHSRRFDARRRLARHWLWTVMLGGIAIIALMALVDAPEIRLMPPRGTASLWPFRIMTDFGKSVYVLTVLGLGTLLVFLSSAFMKNVARTRMIGLSRRLAFLFLAVLVPVEAGEVLKGIVGRGRPFVGGAADAFHYSHFAWTEAYASFPSGHAITAFALAFALASLAPKWRIAIWAYAAIIAMTRLVLLAHHPSDVLAGALVGILGAMAVRYWFAARHLIFTIAPDGAIKVARDGPAGG is encoded by the coding sequence ATGAGCATGCTTTCACAAACCCTGATGCTGGCCGGCCGGGGCGTGGCCCGTCTGTTCGAGCCACCCGCGCACTCGCGCCGTTTCGATGCGCGCCGCAGGCTTGCACGCCACTGGCTCTGGACGGTGATGCTGGGCGGCATTGCCATTATTGCGCTGATGGCTCTAGTCGATGCGCCGGAAATCCGTCTGATGCCGCCGCGTGGCACGGCCTCGCTGTGGCCGTTCCGGATCATGACCGATTTCGGCAAATCCGTGTACGTGCTGACGGTCCTCGGCCTCGGCACCTTGCTTGTGTTCCTGTCGAGCGCCTTCATGAAGAATGTGGCGCGGACCAGAATGATCGGACTGTCCCGGCGGCTCGCTTTTCTTTTTCTTGCGGTTCTGGTTCCGGTCGAGGCCGGTGAAGTCCTGAAAGGCATCGTCGGGCGTGGACGCCCGTTCGTCGGCGGCGCGGCGGACGCGTTCCATTACTCCCATTTCGCATGGACCGAGGCCTATGCGAGCTTTCCCTCGGGCCATGCGATCACGGCCTTTGCGCTGGCTTTCGCGCTGGCCTCGCTTGCCCCGAAATGGCGGATCGCGATCTGGGCCTATGCGGCGATCATCGCGATGACCCGGCTGGTCCTGCTGGCGCATCACCCGAGTGACGTGCTGGCGGGGGCGCTGGTCGGCATCCTCGGCGCGATGGCGGTGCGTTACTGGTTCGCCGCGCGTCACCTGATTTTCACGATCGCCCCGGATGGAGCCATCAAGGTGGCGCGGGACGGCCCTGCGGGCGGCTGA
- a CDS encoding SAM-dependent methyltransferase — protein MSEPTALTPANIDTLLQGIPRMARLALGFAARLRRGSLDITLPDGRILRCGGIEDGPSAAMTINDYRFGWRFLRAGDIGIAESYLRREWDTPNLTQFLYVFCVNHDLSGAMLSDRPVTRFLQHVRHWLNRNTRRQAKRNIFAHYDIGNEFYSAWLDPTMTYSSALFEPDTRDLTAAQQNKYRRLAEAIDLQPGHELLEIGCGWGGFAEYAAAHCGAKVVGLTISAEQRDFARARIARAGLGDRVDIRFQDYRDERGSYDRIVSIEMIEAVGEQFWPQYFSQLRDRLKPGGLIGIQAITIQDQFFQTYRTEVDFIQRYVFPGGMLPSPGVLKRFGEKFGVPVIRERIFGEDYARTLATWRDNFRAAWPKLIPLGFDERFRRLWEYYLAYCEAGFLSGNIDVRQVVLAKE, from the coding sequence GTGTCTGAACCGACGGCTCTCACACCCGCCAATATCGACACGCTTCTTCAAGGCATCCCCCGCATGGCACGCCTCGCGCTCGGCTTCGCAGCCCGGCTCAGACGTGGCTCCCTCGACATCACCCTGCCCGACGGACGTATTTTGCGCTGCGGCGGAATCGAGGACGGTCCGTCGGCCGCCATGACGATCAACGACTACAGGTTCGGCTGGCGCTTCCTGCGCGCCGGAGACATCGGCATCGCCGAAAGCTATTTACGGCGGGAATGGGACACGCCGAACCTGACGCAGTTTCTCTACGTGTTCTGCGTCAACCACGATCTGAGCGGCGCGATGTTATCCGACCGCCCCGTGACCCGCTTCCTCCAGCACGTCCGCCACTGGCTCAACCGCAACACAAGGCGGCAGGCGAAGCGCAACATCTTCGCTCACTACGATATCGGCAATGAGTTCTATTCGGCATGGCTCGATCCGACCATGACCTACTCGTCCGCGCTGTTCGAGCCGGACACAAGGGACCTCACCGCCGCGCAGCAGAACAAATACCGGCGGTTGGCCGAAGCTATCGACCTGCAACCCGGCCACGAGTTGCTTGAAATCGGCTGCGGCTGGGGCGGTTTCGCCGAATATGCCGCCGCGCATTGCGGTGCGAAAGTCGTCGGCCTGACGATCAGTGCCGAACAGCGCGATTTCGCCCGGGCGCGGATCGCCAGAGCCGGACTTGGCGATAGAGTGGATATCCGTTTTCAGGATTACCGCGACGAGCGCGGATCGTACGACCGTATCGTCTCGATCGAAATGATCGAGGCGGTCGGCGAGCAGTTCTGGCCGCAGTATTTCTCGCAATTGCGCGACCGGCTGAAGCCGGGTGGCCTGATCGGCATTCAGGCGATCACGATACAGGACCAGTTCTTCCAGACTTACCGTACAGAGGTCGATTTCATCCAGCGATACGTGTTTCCGGGCGGCATGCTGCCCTCGCCCGGCGTTCTGAAACGGTTCGGCGAGAAGTTCGGGGTACCCGTGATCCGCGAGCGGATTTTTGGCGAGGACTATGCCCGGACGCTTGCGACCTGGCGCGACAATTTTCGCGCCGCGTGGCCGAAGCTGATTCCGCTCGGTTTCGACGAGCGATTCCGGCGGCTGTGGGAATATTATCTCGCCTACTGCGAGGCTGGCTTTCTGTCGGGCAACATCGACGTGCGGCAGGTTGTCCTTGCGAAGGAGTAG